The Lineus longissimus chromosome 6, tnLinLong1.2, whole genome shotgun sequence sequence ACAGTACTTACCTTTGACACAGGGTCCATCATGCACTACAACATCTCTTATTGCTACGGGGCCTTTACGGTCAGCATGTTTAACGCCATCAAAAACAATCTGAAAAGGAGCATTCTCTATTGAGACCACGAACTACATCAACATTTCACGCCGCGGAACACGCACAGGGCAAATGTTTGTGGGCACCATATCAAGATCCGTGACATTGGCATGAAATAAGGCCGTGAAACTCTTTAATGGGGGCGGAGATTTAAAAGAGTTTTAGTCTTCTTACCATTGGTTGTCACTAGATCTTCGGGTGAACTTGAACCAATACGAGGAGCTAGTGTATGGGCGGCAATTTACGATCATTGTTAGAGTGTTAATATGTAATTTGATACCGGCATTATGATAGCAAAATCCTGATGCCGAATAAGTCCGTTGAGTGATTACCAAATGTAATGTTTAATGTCTAGCCGCTTGGCCGATGAATGAATTAAGTAGCTGTCTGTTCTTTCAGTGACCTTACCTGGTACTTGTCGATCTTGGTTAGTGGCACTGCCACGTGTTGCCAGGTTTTGGTACTAGGATCTCCAACGGCCAACCAGTTCCATGGCCCAAAGGTGACCCCAGTCTTTAAGGCGACCTGCAGCTTCCGGCCTTCTACTTTGATGCGATAGTCAAACTCGAGACATTTGGTATTCTTGGCGTTGATGGCAAGAGTAAGCATTCGACGATGTTTCGGTTTAGGACATTCACAGAGGTTCGTTTCTATATTGAGAAGAAAGTGAATACATTTTTGTGGCTTCTGCAGCCGTGTCATGCACGACAATTTACATTCCCTCGTGAGAGTAAGGATATAACTTGGACAGACTTGAAAAATTTACTCCATGTGTGGCTGGTAGGCCCCGAGAGGATGACAATTGTTGGCTCGATTTCTGGGGAAGAGAAAGAAATTGGACTCTCATCTGGTCAAACCCTTACCATTCTTAGATGCAGTGGTAGTCGTTGGTTTAGGCGTGGTAGTCGTAGGTTCAGGCGTGGTAGTCGTTGGTTTAGGCGTGGTAGTTGTGGGTTCAGGCGTGGTAGTCGTTGGTTCAGGCGTGGTAGTCGTAGGTTCAGGCGTGGTAGTTGTGGATTCAGGCATGGTGGTCGTTGGTTCAGGCGTGGTAGTCGTAGGTTCAGGTGTGGTAGTCGTGGGTTCAGAAGTGGTTGTGGGTTCAGGGCAGCTAATTATCATAACATCATCGATGGCAATGTCACTCTTGAAGGCATCTCCCCTTTCTGCCACAAATCGAACCTAAAAGGAAACCCCAACATAAACAACTATTTTTAAGGtacaatttttttcaatgatCATTGATGACACAACTAAAAGACATTAATAAACAGGGAGGCACATTTCTAAGTAATATTGGCATGGTGGATTTCTCTTTTAGACGCCATTAAATTGTTAAGCAGCCAAACGGAGATGTTATCGAATAAGGCTTTTCGGCTTCAATTGAATTTCAGATTGCAATTGCTTTCCGCTTCAATCGGTTGACCTCGTTAAATATTTTGCCGAGGTTAAAAACGTTTTCAACACCTTGTAGTTGTCGGTTCTTTTAGGAATTGTAAGGTTTGCCGTCCTCCACTCAAGGCCTTTGTTCCCTTTTGCATGGAATAGCGGTTTCACTTCCTCCACACCGTCAATCACGAGCTTGACAGCCAGGGAACCCATATTGGCGCCATTCATGGAATAAGCAAACGAAAGACACCTACGAGTAgaatctgaaggaaaaaaaattgaaataattcTTAGATTAAAAATAATACCTGCATATATTTTTGCTTAATGCTGTGGACAAAACTCGTTCAATTACGCGCAACTTACTATGTTGTATGAGGTCAGAAAAAGCATATACATAGCCTGATTGGTGAACCTCTAATCTACAGTTTGTTCGGTACAATAGATGTGCGGGTTGGCGAGGCAACTGAAATTATGGCCATCTGAATGGAATATTAATTGTTCATAATTTGACTTTCTGTGATTTAATTCACACAAGATCCGTCTCATGAGGCAAATCCGCAATAGACGTCCGCTGAAGCGACCAGAAACATCGACAATGATAGTTACATGGACCACTGCAATGGcgccaggcggccattttgggatTGAGACTGGGCAGAAAATTAACAGAGTACCTCCTTGTGCCATTGTATTCAAGCCCATCGTTCTGCAGTTACACGGCATACCAGAATGCGAAATCCAGCGACCATGCAATACCTGATCAAAATCGGCAGCCGTCTTGGATTTTAGAtatggcccaaaatcgatagcgtATCCCTCTCCCATCTCACTCCATCATCACGTGACAGAAAATTCAAGCCAATTGGGTGTCTCTTTCAGCATTTAAATCCAGAAGGTACACGCCGGGCTATGCAAGATATTTGGTCGGGCAGAAATCTACGAGTAACCACACTTTTTATTTCTTCGCATTACGCCCCCAGTGACCAAACAGTGAATGATAGGATGATGACCTCCGTGATCTTGTAAAGTgagtcaaggtcaaaacccgcAGGACATAGTAATCATGTCCCTCACGTACCTGTCATAAACATTTCAGCAAACTGCGAGGTgcattttttggctcaccgtaggggaatCTATACCACACCGCTgagtccgtcgtcgtcgtcgtctgtatccagTTTCAAAAAACAGTGgctcgtttcttaaccactagagctGTGAacatgaaactttgtacacggACCCCAGGTCacgtgacctctgacaatgaatttcggtccgaactgattcttcacttggccaccagagggccagaagtggaaacctaaaaagtgtgatatctctcttatgaggaACGCCCGGCAGAATTTCATTTAAAATCTGTACTGgttgaaaataaaatttcacttACTATCGAAGATGATCGTTGAGGTCAATGACACCAACTGACCTGGGACCGCAGGAGCGGATGCCTCAAAGTACGCGTAGGTTCCGTGACCCGTGGTATGGTCGCCAACAGGGCCAGTGTCGAAGGATTGGGTTTCACCCTGAAGGACA is a genomic window containing:
- the LOC135489557 gene encoding MAM and LDL-receptor class A domain-containing protein 2-like; its protein translation is MGNRFLSYYDKMNVNFMYKCNDSCNDTSSCQNGGYQNKACGCTCPDGLGGDTCNTQDPTWTKNCGGIFSLGEHDSLTVETPGFGGNYTYSAGDRCAWVFKSKLIHYVVEFKLLSINNQLRDEARTKHCADTLELRTNLFGQTGKFICGSSPDVRNVSDPLLTVQSRVEGEDRFVSVLFKSQEDSKPTTGFKAIVSLREITACILLKTRCPGSSYCVDGGSQTDSKCVCNSGFSGVNCDTVATATISEDFENSAYSGVYFFDVDRQYGDTWFLLSGETQSFDTGPVGDHTTGHGTYAYFEASAPAVPGQLVSLTSTIIFDNSTRRCLSFAYSMNGANMGSLAVKLVIDGVEEVKPLFHAKGNKGLEWRTANLTIPKRTDNYKVRFVAERGDAFKSDIAIDDVMIISCPEPTTTSEPTTTTPEPTTTTPEPTTTMPESTTTTPEPTTTTPEPTTTTPEPTTTTPKPTTTTPEPTTTTPKPTTTTASKNETNLCECPKPKHRRMLTLAINAKNTKCLEFDYRIKVEGRKLQVALKTGVTFGPWNWLAVGDPSTKTWQHVAVPLTKIDKYQIVFDGVKHADRKGPVAIRDVVVHDGPCVKDVDQRT